In the genome of Aridibaculum aurantiacum, one region contains:
- a CDS encoding DegT/DnrJ/EryC1/StrS family aminotransferase — MNIPFLSFDPANRLIKHEILNNFENFFDKGWYVLGEQVKQFEQEYANYNQVEHCVGVSNGLDALHIALKALEIGEGDEVIVPSNTYIATLLAVSYVGALPVLVEPDIQTYNLDPANIEAAITPRTKAIMPVHLYGQSCDMASINAIAEKHGLYVIEDNAQSQGSLFNNKLTGSWGHINGTSFYPGKNLGALGDAGAVTTNDAALAAKAAVLRNYGSQKKYYNEVIGFNMRLDECQAGFLSVKLKYLHEWTRQRQEIAGWYNEILCNSQDLILPYTNPQATHVYHLYVVRTPLRDQLQQHLSAQGIGSLIHYPIPPHLQQAYQSLGFSKGSFPIAETIADTCLSLPLWPGMTKEMVEEVCSAINSFFQSTSKPQAAAITSINS, encoded by the coding sequence ATGAATATTCCTTTTCTTTCATTTGATCCTGCTAATCGGTTGATTAAGCATGAGATTCTTAACAACTTTGAAAACTTTTTTGATAAAGGCTGGTATGTATTAGGTGAACAAGTAAAGCAGTTTGAGCAAGAATATGCTAATTATAACCAGGTAGAACACTGTGTGGGTGTAAGCAATGGTTTAGATGCTTTGCATATCGCATTGAAAGCACTAGAAATAGGTGAAGGTGATGAAGTGATTGTTCCTTCCAATACCTATATAGCAACGTTGTTAGCAGTATCATATGTTGGTGCTTTGCCTGTCTTGGTAGAACCAGATATCCAAACCTATAATCTTGATCCGGCAAATATTGAAGCGGCTATTACTCCACGCACAAAAGCTATCATGCCTGTGCATTTGTATGGACAGAGTTGCGATATGGCATCAATAAATGCTATTGCAGAAAAACATGGTCTTTATGTAATAGAAGACAATGCTCAATCCCAAGGTTCACTTTTCAATAACAAGCTTACTGGTTCATGGGGCCATATCAATGGTACCAGCTTTTACCCTGGCAAGAACCTGGGCGCACTGGGTGATGCAGGAGCTGTTACAACAAATGATGCGGCACTAGCGGCTAAGGCAGCTGTTTTACGCAACTATGGAAGCCAAAAGAAATATTACAACGAGGTGATCGGCTTCAATATGCGACTGGACGAGTGCCAGGCTGGATTCCTTTCTGTCAAATTGAAATACCTGCATGAATGGACAAGGCAAAGACAGGAAATAGCTGGCTGGTACAATGAGATACTTTGTAACAGCCAGGATCTTATCCTGCCATATACCAATCCACAAGCTACACACGTATATCATCTATATGTTGTTCGCACACCTCTACGCGACCAATTGCAGCAGCATCTTTCTGCACAAGGTATTGGCTCACTTATCCATTATCCAATACCACCACATCTCCAGCAAGCCTACCAGAGCCTCGGCTTTAGCAAGGGAAGCTTTCCAATAGCTGAAACGATAGCAGACACCTGCCTTAGTTTACCTTTATGGCCAGGCATGACAAAGGAAATGGTGGAGGAAGTTTGTTCCGCCATCAATAGTTTCTTCCAATCCACATCTAAGCCACAGGCAGCTGCAATCACATCCATCAATAGTTAA